Proteins from a single region of Primulina tabacum isolate GXHZ01 chromosome 5, ASM2559414v2, whole genome shotgun sequence:
- the LOC142547611 gene encoding uncharacterized protein LOC142547611 isoform X3 gives MADRSINNNNSSNLVVAATAVAKQPIWMKQAEEAKLKSEAEKTAAAKAAFEATFNKSQTQQLESASAVLSSEDSDSDDDKSSENTRPAGPVDPARCMAQGAGIAGGTACVGATFAVVTKDSDGRNVTRGGANVVVRIAPGMGVGGSDQNGIVKDMGDGTYSVTYVVPKRGNYMVNVECNGKPIMGSPFPVFFSTGTPSGGLLGMAPAASFPNLVNQTMPNMPNYSGSVSGAFPGLLGMIPGVVSGASGGAILPGIGQSLGEICREYLSGRCAKTDCKFSHLPHNLLMTALAATTTMGTLSQVPMAPSAAAMAAAQAIVAAQALQAHAAQVQANSSKDSSGSADKKGKADSLKKTVQISNLSPLLTVDQLKQLFGLGGTVVECNITDSKHFAYIEYSKPEEATAALALNNMDVGGRPLNVEMAKSLPPKPVLNSPLASSSLPLVMQQAVAMQQMQFQQALLMQQALTAQQAANRAATMKSATDLAAARAAEITKKMQADGLVIEEKDSDKKSRSPSATRTKSRSRSKSASPVNYRLRRRSRSFSPPTRRARGYRSRSPRRFRHYVSNEKERRYFRDSRDRSDRGRRRDSDRLRDSLSPVSRRNRSRSVSPQTRSSHRVDSSSPKGRRINPKERTTKSSRHYSRSPRHHRIRSSSSGDDEIKSKQRRRSRSGSLEVKHHSSDKKDGRRAEKSKYRSQRRSRSTSVDDRTHGRRSSPRVPKESRSKRRRSSRSRSQEDKRRPNERSEGAREEKSKYQDRMHSRSRSTEGKQHKGSWMIRIIFLKEMRMMIKKVVINKVTLRNIRLDGLLSRGVWVDNQHVINWEKGFFKNSGLLI, from the exons ATGGCCGATCGAAGCATCAATAACAACAACTCCAGCAACCTGGTTGTGGCGGCAACGGCAGTCGCCAAGCAGCCGATATGGATGAAGCAAGCTGAGGAAGCCAAGCTGAAAAGCGAAGCAGAGAAGACCGCCGCCGCCAAAGCCGCATTTGAAGCCACCTTCAACAAATCCCAGACCCAACAACTTGAATCCGCTTCCGCCGTGTTATCCTCCGAGGATTCTGATTCTGATGACGATAAATCATCGGAGAACACACGCCCTGCGGGTCCCGTGGACCCTGCTAGGTGTATGGCGCAGGGTGCGGGCATTGCGGGCGGGACGGCGTGTGTGGGGGCGACGTTTGCTGTCGTCACAAAAGACAGTGATGGGAGGAATGTGACACGGGGAGGGGCTAACGTGGTGGTGAGGATTGCTCCGGGGATGGGGGTTGGTGGTTCGGACCAGAATGGGATAGTTAAGGATATGGGTGATGGGACGTATAGTGTGACATATGTTGTGCCTAAGAGAGGGAATTATATGGTGAATGTTGAGTGCAATGGGAAGCCAATTATGGGAAGTCCGTTCCCTGTTTTTTTCAGCACTG GGACACCCTCTGGAGGGCTTCTTGGGATGGCTCCAGCAGCTTCATTTCCGAATTTAGTTAACCAGACCATGCCGAATATGCCAAACTATTCTGGTTCTGTATCTGGTGCTTTTCCTGGGTTGCTTGGCATGATTCCAGGTGTTGTTTCTGGGGCCTCTGGTGGAGCAATTTTACCCGGAATTGGGCAATCTCTCGGCGAAATTTGTCGAGAATATCTTAGTGGGCGGTGTGCGAAAACTGATTGCAAGTTTAGTCACCTGCCTCACAATCTGTTGATGACTGCATTAGCTGCAACCACTACCATGGGAACCCTTAGTCAAGTGCCAATGGCACCATCTGCTGCTGCAATGGCTGCTGCTCAGGCAATTGTTGCCGCCCAGGCTCTTCAAGCCCATGCTGCGCAGGTCCAAGCTAATTCCTCAAAAGACTCCTCTG GATCAGCTGATAAAAAAGGAAAGGCCGATTCCCTTAAAAAAACTGTGCAAATTAGCAATCTCAGCCCACTTCTGACCGTGGATCAGTTAAAACAGCTCTTTGGCCTTGGTGGCACAGTTGTTGAATGCAATATCACTGATTCAAAACATTTCGCTTACATTGAATACTCAAAACCTGAAGAAGCTACAGCTGCCTTGGCATTGAATAATATGGATGTTGGGGGTCGTCCTCTGAATGTCGAAATGGCTAAATCACTTCCGCCTAAGCCTGTTTTGAATTCACCACTGGCTTCATCTTCTCTGCCTTTGGTGATGCAGCAAGCTGTTGCAATGCAACAAATGCAATTTCAGCAGGCTCTGTTGATGCAGCAAGCACTTACAGCACAACAGGCTGCTAACAGAGCTGCAACCATGAAGTCTGCAACTGACTTAGCTGCCGCCAGGGCTGCAGAAATAACTAAAAAGATGCAAGCAGATGGACTGGTTATTGAAGAAAAGGATTCTGATAAAAAATCAAG GTCACCTTCTGCTACTCGAACAAAGTCAAGATCTAGGTCCAAGTCAGCATCTCCTGTGAATTACCGGTTGAGGAGGAGGTCTCGCTCATTCTCGCCTCCAACTCGCCGAGCTCGTGGTTACAGATCCAGATCACCTAGGAGATTTCGCCATTACGTGAGCAATGAAAAAGAACGAAGATATTTCAGGGATAGTAGGGATCGCAGTGATAGAGGTAGAAGAAGGGACTCAGATAGGTTGCGTGATAGCCTTTCACCTGTTTCAAGGAGAAACAGGAGCAGAAGTGTGAGCCCTCAAACTAGGAGTTCTCATCGAGTTGATTCAAGTTCACCAAAGGGGCGCCGAATTAATCCAAAAGAGAGAACAACAAAGTCATCCCGTCATTATTCAAGATCTCCTCGGCATCATAGGATCAGGTCTTCATCTTCAGGGGATGATGAGATTAAATCAAAACAGAGGAGGCGCTCTAGGTCAGGGTCTCTTGAAGTTAAGCATCACTCTAGTGATAAAAAAGACGGAAGAAGAGCAGAAAAGTCTAAATATCGGAGTCAAAGACGCTCCAGATCAACCTCAGTAGATGATCGAACTCATGGACGCAGATCTTCTCCGAGAGTTCCGAAAGAAAGCAGATCGAAACGCAGAAGGAGCTCGAGGTCCAGATCCCAGGAAGATAAGCGTCGGCCAAATGAAAGATCGGAAGGGGCCAGAGAAGAGAAATCAAAATACCAGGATAGAATGCATTCCAGATCAAGATCTACTGAAGGAAAGCAACATAAAGGCA GCTGGATGATTCGcataatatttttgaaagagATGAGGATGATGATAAAAAAAGTGGTCATCAACAAAGTCACATTGAGGAACATTAGGCTAGACGGACTGCTTTCAAGaggtgtatgggttgataacCAACATGTGATTAACTGGGAGAAAGGATTCTTCAAGAACTCGGGCCTTCTTATTTGA
- the LOC142547611 gene encoding uncharacterized protein LOC142547611 isoform X2 — protein sequence MADRSINNNNSSNLVVAATAVAKQPIWMKQAEEAKLKSEAEKTAAAKAAFEATFNKSQTQQLESASAVLSSEDSDSDDDKSSENTRPAGPVDPARCMAQGAGIAGGTACVGATFAVVTKDSDGRNVTRGGANVVVRIAPGMGVGGSDQNGIVKDMGDGTYSVTYVVPKRGNYMVNVECNGKPIMGSPFPVFFSTGTPSGGLLGMAPAASFPNLVNQTMPNMPNYSGSVSGAFPGLLGMIPGVVSGASGGAILPGIGQSLGEICREYLSGRCAKTDCKFSHLPHNLLMTALAATTTMGTLSQVPMAPSAAAMAAAQAIVAAQALQAHAAQVQANSSKDSSADKKGKADSLKKTVQISNLSPLLTVDQLKQLFGLGGTVVECNITDSKHFAYIEYSKPEEATAALALNNMDVGGRPLNVEMAKSLPPKPVLNSPLASSSLPLVMQQAVAMQQMQFQQALLMQQALTAQQAANRAATMKSATDLAAARAAEITKKMQADGLVIEEKDSDKKSRSPSATRTKSRSRSKSASPVNYRLRRRSRSFSPPTRRARGYRSRSPRRFRHYVSNEKERRYFRDSRDRSDRGRRRDSDRLRDSLSPVSRRNRSRSVSPQTRSSHRVDSSSPKGRRINPKERTTKSSRHYSRSPRHHRIRSSSSGDDEIKSKQRRRSRSGSLEVKHHSSDKKDGRRAEKSKYRSQRRSRSTSVDDRTHGRRSSPRVPKESRSKRRRSSRSRSQEDKRRPNERSEGAREEKSKYQDRMHSRSRSTEGKQHKGSKRSDYHKSKHRKPSGSISEENNHKLSDSDPVEHEDKVIKNKNEISITHGDVSVHRLDDSHNIFERDEDDDKKSGHQQSHIEEH from the exons ATGGCCGATCGAAGCATCAATAACAACAACTCCAGCAACCTGGTTGTGGCGGCAACGGCAGTCGCCAAGCAGCCGATATGGATGAAGCAAGCTGAGGAAGCCAAGCTGAAAAGCGAAGCAGAGAAGACCGCCGCCGCCAAAGCCGCATTTGAAGCCACCTTCAACAAATCCCAGACCCAACAACTTGAATCCGCTTCCGCCGTGTTATCCTCCGAGGATTCTGATTCTGATGACGATAAATCATCGGAGAACACACGCCCTGCGGGTCCCGTGGACCCTGCTAGGTGTATGGCGCAGGGTGCGGGCATTGCGGGCGGGACGGCGTGTGTGGGGGCGACGTTTGCTGTCGTCACAAAAGACAGTGATGGGAGGAATGTGACACGGGGAGGGGCTAACGTGGTGGTGAGGATTGCTCCGGGGATGGGGGTTGGTGGTTCGGACCAGAATGGGATAGTTAAGGATATGGGTGATGGGACGTATAGTGTGACATATGTTGTGCCTAAGAGAGGGAATTATATGGTGAATGTTGAGTGCAATGGGAAGCCAATTATGGGAAGTCCGTTCCCTGTTTTTTTCAGCACTG GGACACCCTCTGGAGGGCTTCTTGGGATGGCTCCAGCAGCTTCATTTCCGAATTTAGTTAACCAGACCATGCCGAATATGCCAAACTATTCTGGTTCTGTATCTGGTGCTTTTCCTGGGTTGCTTGGCATGATTCCAGGTGTTGTTTCTGGGGCCTCTGGTGGAGCAATTTTACCCGGAATTGGGCAATCTCTCGGCGAAATTTGTCGAGAATATCTTAGTGGGCGGTGTGCGAAAACTGATTGCAAGTTTAGTCACCTGCCTCACAATCTGTTGATGACTGCATTAGCTGCAACCACTACCATGGGAACCCTTAGTCAAGTGCCAATGGCACCATCTGCTGCTGCAATGGCTGCTGCTCAGGCAATTGTTGCCGCCCAGGCTCTTCAAGCCCATGCTGCGCAGGTCCAAGCTAATTCCTCAAAAGACTCCTCTG CTGATAAAAAAGGAAAGGCCGATTCCCTTAAAAAAACTGTGCAAATTAGCAATCTCAGCCCACTTCTGACCGTGGATCAGTTAAAACAGCTCTTTGGCCTTGGTGGCACAGTTGTTGAATGCAATATCACTGATTCAAAACATTTCGCTTACATTGAATACTCAAAACCTGAAGAAGCTACAGCTGCCTTGGCATTGAATAATATGGATGTTGGGGGTCGTCCTCTGAATGTCGAAATGGCTAAATCACTTCCGCCTAAGCCTGTTTTGAATTCACCACTGGCTTCATCTTCTCTGCCTTTGGTGATGCAGCAAGCTGTTGCAATGCAACAAATGCAATTTCAGCAGGCTCTGTTGATGCAGCAAGCACTTACAGCACAACAGGCTGCTAACAGAGCTGCAACCATGAAGTCTGCAACTGACTTAGCTGCCGCCAGGGCTGCAGAAATAACTAAAAAGATGCAAGCAGATGGACTGGTTATTGAAGAAAAGGATTCTGATAAAAAATCAAG GTCACCTTCTGCTACTCGAACAAAGTCAAGATCTAGGTCCAAGTCAGCATCTCCTGTGAATTACCGGTTGAGGAGGAGGTCTCGCTCATTCTCGCCTCCAACTCGCCGAGCTCGTGGTTACAGATCCAGATCACCTAGGAGATTTCGCCATTACGTGAGCAATGAAAAAGAACGAAGATATTTCAGGGATAGTAGGGATCGCAGTGATAGAGGTAGAAGAAGGGACTCAGATAGGTTGCGTGATAGCCTTTCACCTGTTTCAAGGAGAAACAGGAGCAGAAGTGTGAGCCCTCAAACTAGGAGTTCTCATCGAGTTGATTCAAGTTCACCAAAGGGGCGCCGAATTAATCCAAAAGAGAGAACAACAAAGTCATCCCGTCATTATTCAAGATCTCCTCGGCATCATAGGATCAGGTCTTCATCTTCAGGGGATGATGAGATTAAATCAAAACAGAGGAGGCGCTCTAGGTCAGGGTCTCTTGAAGTTAAGCATCACTCTAGTGATAAAAAAGACGGAAGAAGAGCAGAAAAGTCTAAATATCGGAGTCAAAGACGCTCCAGATCAACCTCAGTAGATGATCGAACTCATGGACGCAGATCTTCTCCGAGAGTTCCGAAAGAAAGCAGATCGAAACGCAGAAGGAGCTCGAGGTCCAGATCCCAGGAAGATAAGCGTCGGCCAAATGAAAGATCGGAAGGGGCCAGAGAAGAGAAATCAAAATACCAGGATAGAATGCATTCCAGATCAAGATCTACTGAAGGAAAGCAACATAAAGGCAGTAAGCGTTCAGATTACCACAAGTCCAAACACAGAAAGCCCTCGGGGTCTATCTCAgaagaaaataatcataaattaaGTGATTCTGATCCTGTGGAACATGAAGATAAAGTTATTAAAAATAAGAATGAAATATCAATCACACATGGTGATGTCTCTGTGCACAGGCTGGATGATTCGcataatatttttgaaagagATGAGGATGATGATAAAAAAAGTGGTCATCAACAAAGTCACATTGAGGAACATTAG
- the LOC142547611 gene encoding uncharacterized protein LOC142547611 isoform X1 gives MADRSINNNNSSNLVVAATAVAKQPIWMKQAEEAKLKSEAEKTAAAKAAFEATFNKSQTQQLESASAVLSSEDSDSDDDKSSENTRPAGPVDPARCMAQGAGIAGGTACVGATFAVVTKDSDGRNVTRGGANVVVRIAPGMGVGGSDQNGIVKDMGDGTYSVTYVVPKRGNYMVNVECNGKPIMGSPFPVFFSTGTPSGGLLGMAPAASFPNLVNQTMPNMPNYSGSVSGAFPGLLGMIPGVVSGASGGAILPGIGQSLGEICREYLSGRCAKTDCKFSHLPHNLLMTALAATTTMGTLSQVPMAPSAAAMAAAQAIVAAQALQAHAAQVQANSSKDSSGSADKKGKADSLKKTVQISNLSPLLTVDQLKQLFGLGGTVVECNITDSKHFAYIEYSKPEEATAALALNNMDVGGRPLNVEMAKSLPPKPVLNSPLASSSLPLVMQQAVAMQQMQFQQALLMQQALTAQQAANRAATMKSATDLAAARAAEITKKMQADGLVIEEKDSDKKSRSPSATRTKSRSRSKSASPVNYRLRRRSRSFSPPTRRARGYRSRSPRRFRHYVSNEKERRYFRDSRDRSDRGRRRDSDRLRDSLSPVSRRNRSRSVSPQTRSSHRVDSSSPKGRRINPKERTTKSSRHYSRSPRHHRIRSSSSGDDEIKSKQRRRSRSGSLEVKHHSSDKKDGRRAEKSKYRSQRRSRSTSVDDRTHGRRSSPRVPKESRSKRRRSSRSRSQEDKRRPNERSEGAREEKSKYQDRMHSRSRSTEGKQHKGSKRSDYHKSKHRKPSGSISEENNHKLSDSDPVEHEDKVIKNKNEISITHGDVSVHRLDDSHNIFERDEDDDKKSGHQQSHIEEH, from the exons ATGGCCGATCGAAGCATCAATAACAACAACTCCAGCAACCTGGTTGTGGCGGCAACGGCAGTCGCCAAGCAGCCGATATGGATGAAGCAAGCTGAGGAAGCCAAGCTGAAAAGCGAAGCAGAGAAGACCGCCGCCGCCAAAGCCGCATTTGAAGCCACCTTCAACAAATCCCAGACCCAACAACTTGAATCCGCTTCCGCCGTGTTATCCTCCGAGGATTCTGATTCTGATGACGATAAATCATCGGAGAACACACGCCCTGCGGGTCCCGTGGACCCTGCTAGGTGTATGGCGCAGGGTGCGGGCATTGCGGGCGGGACGGCGTGTGTGGGGGCGACGTTTGCTGTCGTCACAAAAGACAGTGATGGGAGGAATGTGACACGGGGAGGGGCTAACGTGGTGGTGAGGATTGCTCCGGGGATGGGGGTTGGTGGTTCGGACCAGAATGGGATAGTTAAGGATATGGGTGATGGGACGTATAGTGTGACATATGTTGTGCCTAAGAGAGGGAATTATATGGTGAATGTTGAGTGCAATGGGAAGCCAATTATGGGAAGTCCGTTCCCTGTTTTTTTCAGCACTG GGACACCCTCTGGAGGGCTTCTTGGGATGGCTCCAGCAGCTTCATTTCCGAATTTAGTTAACCAGACCATGCCGAATATGCCAAACTATTCTGGTTCTGTATCTGGTGCTTTTCCTGGGTTGCTTGGCATGATTCCAGGTGTTGTTTCTGGGGCCTCTGGTGGAGCAATTTTACCCGGAATTGGGCAATCTCTCGGCGAAATTTGTCGAGAATATCTTAGTGGGCGGTGTGCGAAAACTGATTGCAAGTTTAGTCACCTGCCTCACAATCTGTTGATGACTGCATTAGCTGCAACCACTACCATGGGAACCCTTAGTCAAGTGCCAATGGCACCATCTGCTGCTGCAATGGCTGCTGCTCAGGCAATTGTTGCCGCCCAGGCTCTTCAAGCCCATGCTGCGCAGGTCCAAGCTAATTCCTCAAAAGACTCCTCTG GATCAGCTGATAAAAAAGGAAAGGCCGATTCCCTTAAAAAAACTGTGCAAATTAGCAATCTCAGCCCACTTCTGACCGTGGATCAGTTAAAACAGCTCTTTGGCCTTGGTGGCACAGTTGTTGAATGCAATATCACTGATTCAAAACATTTCGCTTACATTGAATACTCAAAACCTGAAGAAGCTACAGCTGCCTTGGCATTGAATAATATGGATGTTGGGGGTCGTCCTCTGAATGTCGAAATGGCTAAATCACTTCCGCCTAAGCCTGTTTTGAATTCACCACTGGCTTCATCTTCTCTGCCTTTGGTGATGCAGCAAGCTGTTGCAATGCAACAAATGCAATTTCAGCAGGCTCTGTTGATGCAGCAAGCACTTACAGCACAACAGGCTGCTAACAGAGCTGCAACCATGAAGTCTGCAACTGACTTAGCTGCCGCCAGGGCTGCAGAAATAACTAAAAAGATGCAAGCAGATGGACTGGTTATTGAAGAAAAGGATTCTGATAAAAAATCAAG GTCACCTTCTGCTACTCGAACAAAGTCAAGATCTAGGTCCAAGTCAGCATCTCCTGTGAATTACCGGTTGAGGAGGAGGTCTCGCTCATTCTCGCCTCCAACTCGCCGAGCTCGTGGTTACAGATCCAGATCACCTAGGAGATTTCGCCATTACGTGAGCAATGAAAAAGAACGAAGATATTTCAGGGATAGTAGGGATCGCAGTGATAGAGGTAGAAGAAGGGACTCAGATAGGTTGCGTGATAGCCTTTCACCTGTTTCAAGGAGAAACAGGAGCAGAAGTGTGAGCCCTCAAACTAGGAGTTCTCATCGAGTTGATTCAAGTTCACCAAAGGGGCGCCGAATTAATCCAAAAGAGAGAACAACAAAGTCATCCCGTCATTATTCAAGATCTCCTCGGCATCATAGGATCAGGTCTTCATCTTCAGGGGATGATGAGATTAAATCAAAACAGAGGAGGCGCTCTAGGTCAGGGTCTCTTGAAGTTAAGCATCACTCTAGTGATAAAAAAGACGGAAGAAGAGCAGAAAAGTCTAAATATCGGAGTCAAAGACGCTCCAGATCAACCTCAGTAGATGATCGAACTCATGGACGCAGATCTTCTCCGAGAGTTCCGAAAGAAAGCAGATCGAAACGCAGAAGGAGCTCGAGGTCCAGATCCCAGGAAGATAAGCGTCGGCCAAATGAAAGATCGGAAGGGGCCAGAGAAGAGAAATCAAAATACCAGGATAGAATGCATTCCAGATCAAGATCTACTGAAGGAAAGCAACATAAAGGCAGTAAGCGTTCAGATTACCACAAGTCCAAACACAGAAAGCCCTCGGGGTCTATCTCAgaagaaaataatcataaattaaGTGATTCTGATCCTGTGGAACATGAAGATAAAGTTATTAAAAATAAGAATGAAATATCAATCACACATGGTGATGTCTCTGTGCACAGGCTGGATGATTCGcataatatttttgaaagagATGAGGATGATGATAAAAAAAGTGGTCATCAACAAAGTCACATTGAGGAACATTAG
- the LOC142547610 gene encoding uncharacterized protein LOC142547610: MRQWTEPKKLSLHHLIIMEKYRGIFEIIDKRWNVQLHHPLHAAGYFLNPEFFYSNRDIENDEEVLEGLYKCIARLVRGEDLQDKITNQLDKYKKAEGLFGLPMAIRQRASKSPTDWWSSYGASTPELKTFALKILYLTCSSSGCERNWSVFERIHSKKRNRLSQQRLNDLVYIKYNRALRRRYAMRDKIDPISLSEIDDSNEWLLGKLDDSDNENEDNDLVFEDDDLRWSDVAQAVEVGESAYDFRSRNASTSKGAASSTSTKKSNLQLELVLWMKWMKKRSTLMKKLKKKKIPMDTNQVMGLMT; the protein is encoded by the exons ATGAGGCAATGGACAGAGCCAAAGAAGCTATCGCTgcatcatttaataataatggaGAAATATCGTGGTATTTTTGAAATCATCGACAAAAGATGGAACGTTCAACTCCATCATCCTTTGCATGCGGCTGGATATTTCTTAAATCCTGAGTTTTTTTACTCAAATCGTGACATAGAAAATGATGAAGAAGTGTTGGAGGGTCTGTACAAATGCATAGCTAGATTGGTGCGAGGTGAAGATTTACAAGATAAGATTACAAATCAATTGGATAAATACAAAAAAGCAGAAGGACTTTTTGGTTTACCCATGGCTATTAGACAAAGAGCTTCAAAATCACCAA CTGATTGGTGGTCTTCTTATGGTGCATCAACACCTGAATTAAAAacatttgcactgaagattttgTACCTCACATGCTCTTCTTCAGGTTGTGAACGTAATTGGAGTGTATTTGAACGT ATACATTCTAAAAAAAGAAATAGGTTGTCTCAACAACGATTGAATGATTTGGTATATATCAAATACAACAGAGCGTTGAGGCGAAGATATGCCATGCGAGATAAGATTGATCCTATTTCTTTGTCAGAAATAGATGATAGTAACGAATGGTTGTTGGGAAAGTTGGATGATAGTGATAACGAGAATGAAGATAACGATTTGGTCTTTGAAGATGATGATTTGCGTTGGAGTGATGTAGCACAAGCGGTTGAGGTTGGTGAAAGTGCATATGACTTTCGATCTCGAAATGCATCTACTTCAAAAGGAGCGGCATCATCCACTTCAACAAAAAAAAGCAATCTTCAGCTCGAACTAGTCTTGTGGATGAAGTGGATGAAGAAGAGATCAACATTGAtgaagaaactgaagaagaagaagataccGATGGATACAAATCAAGTGATGGGGCTGATGACGTAG